In the Ciconia boyciana chromosome 23, ASM3463844v1, whole genome shotgun sequence genome, one interval contains:
- the LOC140643336 gene encoding polymeric immunoglobulin receptor-like — translation MELRVLLLLPLCFPGLQAQAPDAEESRPEGSTLYIQCPYTAYTYDWPQKAWCRLRDGRWDPLVETTYQTQYPYTSWARKGRVSIEDDPMNMTVSITMTNLQAEDSGTYSCAYYSYNQWYLPLKTISLNVFKELHKNELDSLSVQCKYSAMVRSTGEKVWCRRQGQDKCKVIMRNNYPSTRRNSRALEGRVSIQDDTQKRTVTITMKKLQAQDTGVYWCAFPSYPRFIRIMEVKLSVSKRTQQYTAEESGNVSVQCRYSAPDYGAVSKAWCKEGASKECTVLVNTDLKPSGYLGTPQQGRVTIQDDTQQGTVTITMQQLQAQDSGVYWCALNERPHLLRITEVTLSVSEVSAGTALSGTAGTSQSTPSDNTPAPRLQIILRLVIGIVTSKILAIVILVFLIGRRKRNSTVKASR, via the exons ATGGAGCTGAGagtcctcctcctgctgccgcTCTGCTTCCCAG GTCTCCAAGCCCAAGCACCTGATGCTGAGGAGAGCCGACCAGAAGGAAGCACTCTGTATATCCAGTGTCCTTACACAGCATACACTTACGACTGGCCGCAGAAAGCCTGGTGCCGCCTGAGAGATGGAAGATGGGACCCCTTGGTGGAGACGACCTACCAGACGCAATACCCATACACAAGCTGGGCCAGAAAGGGGAGAGTTAGCATAGAGGACGACCCCATGAATATGACCGTGTCCATCACCATGACTAACCTCCAGGCAGAGGACTCAGGCACATACTCCTGTGCTTACTATTCCTACAATCAATGGTATCTTCCACTAAAGACGATCTCCCTGAATGTTTTCAAGG agctgcaCAAGAACGAGTTGGACAGTCTCTCTGTGCAGTGCAAATACAGCGCCATGGTGCGCAGCACAGGTGAAAAAGTCTGGTGTCGAAGACAAGGTCAGGACAAGTGTAAAGTTATAATGCGCAACAATTACCCTTCAACACGGCGTAACAGCAGAGCCCTGGAAGGCAGAGTCTCGATCCAGGATGACACCCAGAAAAGGACTGTCACCATCACCATGAAGAAGCTGCAGGCCCAGGACACCGGCGTGTACTGGTGTGCATTCCCCAGTTACCCTCGTTTCATCCGGATAATGGAGGTCAAGCTCTCTGTGTCCAAGA GGACCCAACAGTACACAGCCGAGGAGTCAGGCAATGTCTCTGTCCAGTGTCGGTACAGCGCCCCAGACTATGGGGCTGTGAGCAAAGCCTGGTGCAAAGAGGGAGCTAGCAAAGAATGTACCGTACTGGTCAACACGGATTTGAAGCCCTCAGGGTACCTCGGGACGCCCCAGCAAGGCAGAGTCACGATCCAGGACGACACCCAGCAGGGGACTGTCACCATCAccatgcagcagctgcaggcacaggACTCCGGCGTGTACTGGTGTGCGCTAAATGAGCGCCCTCATCTTCTCCGAATAACGGAGGTTACGCTCAGTGTTTCTGAGG TATCGGCTGGAACAGCTTTGTCAGGTACTGCAGGCACAAGTCAATCAACCCCTTCTGACAACACCCCAGCACCAAG gTTGCAGATCATCCTTCGGCTTGTCATTGGTATCGTGACCAGCAAGATCCTGGCAATAGTGATCCTAGTGTTCCTCattggaaggaggaagaggaactCCACAGTGAAGGCATCTAGATAA
- the LOC140643335 gene encoding polymeric immunoglobulin receptor-like isoform X1, whose translation MELRVLLLLPLCFPALHRDLSGPMDKPFRAGTAYVGVPGQPRTQHSLAPLSRWASSENAARRSCRLLGASSGPATGLQAQAPDAEESRPEGSTLYIQCPYTAYTYDWPQKAWCRLRDGRWDPLVETTYQTQYPYTSWARKGRVSIEDDPMNMTVSITMTNLQAEDSGTYSCAYYSYNQWYLPLKTISLNVFKELHKNELDSLSVQCKYSAMVRSTGEKVWCRRQGQDKCKVIMRNNYPSTRRNSRALEGRVSIQDDTQKRTVTITMKKLQAQDTGVYWCAFPSYPRFIRIMEVKLSVSKRTQQYTAEESGNVSVQCRYSAPDYGAVSKAWCKEGASKECTVLVNTDLKPSGYLGTPQQGRVTIQDDTQQGTVTITMQQLQAQDSGVYWCALNERPHLLRITEVTLSVSEVSAGTALSGTAGTSQSTPSDNTPAPSLNVNAFIIPSGVLSILFILALISMITLCIRRRKQLKRRGTSQAEDTYDKSEDIAQFDSTERMESPKDDSKDLKYVTLNFKSQLSPEDPLYCNVEPNQTHRKPKDENVEYAVVAFKQLPTNDKG comes from the exons ATGGAGCTGAGagtcctcctcctgctgccgcTCTGCTTCCCAG CTCTGCACCGGGATCTCTCAGGGCCAATGGATAAACCCTTCAGAGCAGGGACTGCCTACGTGGGGGTGCCTGGACAGCCCCGCACCCAGCACAGCCTCGCGCCCCTGAGTCGCTGGGCATCCTCGGAGAATGCGGCACggaggagctgcaggctgctgggggcAAGCTCCGGCCCAGCCACAG GTCTCCAAGCCCAAGCACCTGATGCTGAGGAGAGCCGACCAGAAGGAAGCACTCTGTATATCCAGTGTCCTTACACAGCATACACTTACGACTGGCCGCAGAAAGCCTGGTGCCGCCTGAGAGATGGAAGATGGGACCCCTTGGTGGAGACGACCTACCAGACGCAATACCCATACACAAGCTGGGCCAGAAAGGGGAGAGTTAGCATAGAGGACGACCCCATGAATATGACCGTGTCCATCACCATGACTAACCTCCAGGCAGAGGACTCAGGCACATACTCCTGTGCTTACTATTCCTACAATCAATGGTATCTTCCACTAAAGACGATCTCCCTGAATGTTTTCAAGG agctgcaCAAGAACGAGTTGGACAGTCTCTCTGTGCAGTGCAAATACAGCGCCATGGTGCGCAGCACAGGTGAAAAAGTCTGGTGTCGAAGACAAGGTCAGGACAAGTGTAAAGTTATAATGCGCAACAATTACCCTTCAACACGGCGTAACAGCAGAGCCCTGGAAGGCAGAGTCTCGATCCAGGATGACACCCAGAAAAGGACTGTCACCATCACCATGAAGAAGCTGCAGGCCCAGGACACCGGCGTGTACTGGTGTGCATTCCCCAGTTACCCTCGTTTCATCCGGATAATGGAGGTCAAGCTCTCTGTGTCCAAGA GGACCCAACAGTACACAGCCGAGGAGTCAGGCAATGTCTCTGTCCAGTGTCGGTACAGCGCCCCAGACTATGGGGCTGTGAGCAAAGCCTGGTGCAAAGAGGGAGCTAGCAAAGAATGTACCGTACTGGTCAACACGGATTTGAAGCCCTCAGGGTACCTCGGGACGCCCCAGCAAGGCAGAGTCACGATCCAGGACGACACCCAGCAGGGGACTGTCACCATCAccatgcagcagctgcaggcacaggACTCCGGCGTGTACTGGTGTGCGCTAAATGAGCGCCCTCATCTTCTCCGAATAACGGAGGTTACGCTCAGTGTTTCTGAGG TATCGGCTGGAACAGCTTTGTCAGGTACTGCAGGCACAAGTCAATCAACCCCTTCTGACAACACCCCAGCACCAAG CTTAAATGTAAATGCCTTCATCATACCCTCTGGGGTCCTGAGCATCCTGTTCATTCTGGCACTTATCAGCATGATAACACTGTGCATCAGGCGGCGCAAGCAGCTGAAGAGAAGAG GTACCAGCCAAGCAGAGGACACCTATGACAAATCAGAAGACATAGCACAG TTTGACAGCACTGAAAGAATGGAAAGTCCCAAGGATGACAGCAAAGACCTAAAATATGTTACCCTGAACTTTAAATCCCAACTCAGCCCTGAGGATCCTCTCTACTGCAATGTTGAACCAAATCAGACTCACAGGAAACCCAAAGATGAAAATGTGGAATATGCTGTCGTTGCATTCAAGCAGTTACCAACAAATGACAAAGGATGA
- the LOC140643335 gene encoding polymeric immunoglobulin receptor-like isoform X2 translates to MELRVLLLLPLCFPGLQAQAPDAEESRPEGSTLYIQCPYTAYTYDWPQKAWCRLRDGRWDPLVETTYQTQYPYTSWARKGRVSIEDDPMNMTVSITMTNLQAEDSGTYSCAYYSYNQWYLPLKTISLNVFKELHKNELDSLSVQCKYSAMVRSTGEKVWCRRQGQDKCKVIMRNNYPSTRRNSRALEGRVSIQDDTQKRTVTITMKKLQAQDTGVYWCAFPSYPRFIRIMEVKLSVSKRTQQYTAEESGNVSVQCRYSAPDYGAVSKAWCKEGASKECTVLVNTDLKPSGYLGTPQQGRVTIQDDTQQGTVTITMQQLQAQDSGVYWCALNERPHLLRITEVTLSVSEVSAGTALSGTAGTSQSTPSDNTPAPSLNVNAFIIPSGVLSILFILALISMITLCIRRRKQLKRRGTSQAEDTYDKSEDIAQFDSTERMESPKDDSKDLKYVTLNFKSQLSPEDPLYCNVEPNQTHRKPKDENVEYAVVAFKQLPTNDKG, encoded by the exons ATGGAGCTGAGagtcctcctcctgctgccgcTCTGCTTCCCAG GTCTCCAAGCCCAAGCACCTGATGCTGAGGAGAGCCGACCAGAAGGAAGCACTCTGTATATCCAGTGTCCTTACACAGCATACACTTACGACTGGCCGCAGAAAGCCTGGTGCCGCCTGAGAGATGGAAGATGGGACCCCTTGGTGGAGACGACCTACCAGACGCAATACCCATACACAAGCTGGGCCAGAAAGGGGAGAGTTAGCATAGAGGACGACCCCATGAATATGACCGTGTCCATCACCATGACTAACCTCCAGGCAGAGGACTCAGGCACATACTCCTGTGCTTACTATTCCTACAATCAATGGTATCTTCCACTAAAGACGATCTCCCTGAATGTTTTCAAGG agctgcaCAAGAACGAGTTGGACAGTCTCTCTGTGCAGTGCAAATACAGCGCCATGGTGCGCAGCACAGGTGAAAAAGTCTGGTGTCGAAGACAAGGTCAGGACAAGTGTAAAGTTATAATGCGCAACAATTACCCTTCAACACGGCGTAACAGCAGAGCCCTGGAAGGCAGAGTCTCGATCCAGGATGACACCCAGAAAAGGACTGTCACCATCACCATGAAGAAGCTGCAGGCCCAGGACACCGGCGTGTACTGGTGTGCATTCCCCAGTTACCCTCGTTTCATCCGGATAATGGAGGTCAAGCTCTCTGTGTCCAAGA GGACCCAACAGTACACAGCCGAGGAGTCAGGCAATGTCTCTGTCCAGTGTCGGTACAGCGCCCCAGACTATGGGGCTGTGAGCAAAGCCTGGTGCAAAGAGGGAGCTAGCAAAGAATGTACCGTACTGGTCAACACGGATTTGAAGCCCTCAGGGTACCTCGGGACGCCCCAGCAAGGCAGAGTCACGATCCAGGACGACACCCAGCAGGGGACTGTCACCATCAccatgcagcagctgcaggcacaggACTCCGGCGTGTACTGGTGTGCGCTAAATGAGCGCCCTCATCTTCTCCGAATAACGGAGGTTACGCTCAGTGTTTCTGAGG TATCGGCTGGAACAGCTTTGTCAGGTACTGCAGGCACAAGTCAATCAACCCCTTCTGACAACACCCCAGCACCAAG CTTAAATGTAAATGCCTTCATCATACCCTCTGGGGTCCTGAGCATCCTGTTCATTCTGGCACTTATCAGCATGATAACACTGTGCATCAGGCGGCGCAAGCAGCTGAAGAGAAGAG GTACCAGCCAAGCAGAGGACACCTATGACAAATCAGAAGACATAGCACAG TTTGACAGCACTGAAAGAATGGAAAGTCCCAAGGATGACAGCAAAGACCTAAAATATGTTACCCTGAACTTTAAATCCCAACTCAGCCCTGAGGATCCTCTCTACTGCAATGTTGAACCAAATCAGACTCACAGGAAACCCAAAGATGAAAATGTGGAATATGCTGTCGTTGCATTCAAGCAGTTACCAACAAATGACAAAGGATGA
- the LOC140643369 gene encoding triggering receptor expressed on myeloid cells 2-like produces the protein MEKLMHLIFLVFLSASCAAENVTVVYGMEGGTISVNCTYNPWQQRWREKSWCKQIDETKCQHVVSARRFWLPFLKNRNGTTSISDNVHEGVLTVTMKRLKKQDAGLYQCKTDFLGETNSLRKVQVEVLTAVLETQVPEEPSAVQSISSTPPEADFTVFYIIAGFLVTKFMVAVLIFIIGNSKKNRETEQKNPNLNEQQVLPFAGDLAHDGISPSWESTT, from the exons ATGGAGAAGCTCATGCACCTCATCTTCTTGGTCTTCTTGTCAG catcctgtgctgcagagaatGTCACTGTGGTGTACGGAATGGAGGGGGGCACCATTTCTGTCAACTGCACCTATAACCCCTGGCAGCAGCGGTGGAGAGAAAAGAGCTGGTGCAAGCAGATCGACGAGACCAAGTGCCAACATGTGGTGAGCGCCCGACGCTTCTGGCTGCCATTCCTAAAGAACAGGAATGGCACCACCTCCATCAGTGACAATGTCCATGAAGGGGTCCTGACAGTGACCATGAAGCGACTCAAGAAGCAGGATGCTGGGTTGTACCAGTGCAAAACTGACTTCCTGGGGGAAACAAACAGCTTAAGGAAGGTGCAAGTGGAAGTGCTGACGG CTGTCCTGGAGACCCAAGTGCCAGAGGAGCCTAGTGCTGTGCAGAGCATCTCCAG CACCCCTCCTGAAGCTGATTTCACTGTCTTCTATATCATTGCTGGATTCCTGGTTACTAAGTTCATGGTGGCTGTGCTGATCTTTATCATTGGCAACAGTaagaagaacagagaaacagagcagaagaaCCCAAACTTGAATGAGCAGCAGGTCCTCCCTTTCGCTGGTGACCTTGCACATGATGGGATCAGCCCCTCCTGGGAGAGCACCACTTAG